The stretch of DNA TCCAGGTGATCCTCGGGCGCTACGCGCAGTATTTCGGCCACCGCTTCGGCGAGCGGTCCATCGCGCGGCTCCGGGAGGAGTTCGTGTCGCGTACGCTCGCCCTGCCCATCTCCGTCGTCGAGCGCGCCGGGACCGGCGACCTCGCCACCCGCAGCTCCGTGGACGTGGCCAACGTCGGCAACACGGTCCGCGACGTGGTGCCGGTCGTCATCATCGCCTCCACCCAGCTGATCCTGCTCTTCGGCGCCGTCTTCGTGCTGCACCCGCTGCTCGGCCTCGTCGCGCTGACCGGACTGCCGTCGATCATGCTGGTGAGCCGCTGGTACCTGCGCCGGGCGACCCCCGCGTACCTCCTGGAGGGCGCGGCCAGCGCGGAGCTCACCGACGAGCTCACCGCGACCGCCGAGGGCGCCCGGACCGTGGAGGCGCTGCGCCTGTCCGGCCACCGCGTCGAGCGCGGCACCGACCGCATCGGCCGCCAGTGGCAGACCCGCCGCGCCACCCTCGCACTGCGCAGCGTCTTCTTCCCGGTGGTCGAGACGAGCTACGCGGTGCCGGTCGCCGCGATCCTGCTCGCGGGCGGATTCTTCTACAGCCGCGGCATGGTGACCCTTGGCGCGGTCGTGGCGGCGGCGCTCTACCTGCAGCAGGCGATCGAGCCGCTCGACCGGCTGCTGCAGTGGATGGAGCAGGCCCAGCGCGGCATCGCCTCGTTCTCCCGCGTTCTCGGGGTGGGCCTGGTGCCACCCGAGCCGCGCGGCGCGGAGTCCGCGCCGTCCGGGCAGCACCTCACGGTGCGCGGTGCCCGGTTCGCCTACGGGGGCGGGCCGGACGTGCTGCACGGCATCGACCTCGACGTCCGGCCCGGTGAACGGCTCGCCCTCGTCGGCCCGTCCGGCGCCGGCAAGTCGACCCTCGCCCGGCTGCTCGCCGGCATCGACGCACCGCACGCCGGGTCGGTCCGCATCGGCGGCCTGCCGGTGACCGATCTGGAGCCCGCCGAACGGCGCCGGCGCATCGCGCTCGTCACCCAGGAACACCACGTCTTCATCGGATCGCTGCGCGACAACCTGGCGTTCGCCGCACCCGGCGCGAGCGACGAGCAGATGCGGGCGGCACTCGCCGCCGTCGGCGCCGACTGGGCGGCCGACCTGCCCGAAGGGCTCGACACCGAGGTGGGCGACGGCGGCAGGCAGCTCCCGGCCGCCGACGCGCAGCAGCTCGCGCTGGCCCGCCTGGTCCTCGCCGACCCGCACACCCTGATCCTGGACGAGGCGACCGCCGCACTCGACCCGACGACGGCCCGCCGGACCGAGCGGGCGCTGGGCGCGGTTCTGGCGGGGCGCACCGTCATCGCGATCGCCCACCGCCTCAACACCGCCCACGACGCCGACCGGGTCGCGGTGCTCGAAGGCGGCAGGATCAC from Allocatelliglobosispora scoriae encodes:
- a CDS encoding ABC transporter ATP-binding protein, which encodes MNRLPVADRPTVRRAAWALMTYEKRAVALILALHIAAALAAIAAPALVGQIVNEVNAGATADSVDRLALLIGVCVVIQVILGRYAQYFGHRFGERSIARLREEFVSRTLALPISVVERAGTGDLATRSSVDVANVGNTVRDVVPVVIIASTQLILLFGAVFVLHPLLGLVALTGLPSIMLVSRWYLRRATPAYLLEGAASAELTDELTATAEGARTVEALRLSGHRVERGTDRIGRQWQTRRATLALRSVFFPVVETSYAVPVAAILLAGGFFYSRGMVTLGAVVAAALYLQQAIEPLDRLLQWMEQAQRGIASFSRVLGVGLVPPEPRGAESAPSGQHLTVRGARFAYGGGPDVLHGIDLDVRPGERLALVGPSGAGKSTLARLLAGIDAPHAGSVRIGGLPVTDLEPAERRRRIALVTQEHHVFIGSLRDNLAFAAPGASDEQMRAALAAVGADWAADLPEGLDTEVGDGGRQLPAADAQQLALARLVLADPHTLILDEATAALDPTTARRTERALGAVLAGRTVIAIAHRLNTAHDADRVAVLEGGRITELGSHDELVRIGGAYAALWHSWHGPAPA